One genomic region from Longimicrobium sp. encodes:
- a CDS encoding TonB family protein, which produces MFSVYGPGRRRKHWSKGTVAVSVLAHATAIGAIAVSARYAQAKTVEEVVIAEWELEEKPVKPTPPPPPPPPPPPEEEPPQLKEAPKVELAKEPEPPRVRRQPPAPVKGNFVSPRPPENPPVGVPAPDMNAPTLTQADVSGIGKEGDVVGPVDASDTRAPTGHTEPVPPTPEPAPVAPTPEPEPVSNEPMAESAVDVRPSLRNAGDVQRALDRVYPESLREAGVTGQTVLQFVIDENGRVEPGSVEVVSSSNDEFAAAARRIVSSMRFSPAKSGGRSVRVTTTLPVTWTIGR; this is translated from the coding sequence ATGTTCTCAGTCTACGGCCCCGGACGACGCAGGAAGCACTGGAGCAAAGGCACCGTCGCGGTTTCGGTCCTGGCGCACGCGACCGCGATCGGCGCGATCGCCGTGTCGGCGCGGTACGCCCAAGCGAAGACGGTGGAAGAGGTGGTGATCGCCGAGTGGGAGCTGGAGGAGAAGCCCGTCAAGCCCACGCCGCCGCCTCCGCCTCCTCCTCCGCCACCGCCCGAGGAGGAGCCGCCGCAGCTCAAGGAGGCGCCGAAGGTAGAGCTCGCGAAGGAGCCCGAGCCCCCGCGCGTCCGGCGTCAGCCGCCCGCGCCGGTGAAGGGGAACTTCGTCTCGCCGCGGCCGCCCGAGAACCCGCCGGTGGGGGTCCCCGCGCCCGACATGAACGCGCCGACGCTCACGCAGGCGGACGTGAGCGGCATCGGCAAGGAAGGCGACGTGGTGGGCCCCGTGGACGCGTCCGACACGCGCGCGCCCACCGGCCACACGGAGCCCGTCCCGCCCACGCCCGAGCCGGCGCCGGTGGCGCCGACCCCCGAGCCCGAGCCCGTGAGCAACGAGCCGATGGCCGAGAGCGCGGTGGACGTCCGCCCGTCGCTCCGCAACGCCGGCGACGTGCAGCGCGCGCTGGACCGCGTCTATCCGGAGTCGCTCCGCGAAGCCGGCGTGACCGGGCAGACCGTGCTCCAGTTCGTGATCGACGAGAACGGCCGGGTCGAGCCGGGCTCGGTGGAGGTCGTGTCGTCGTCCAACGACGAGTTCGCCGCCGCCGCGCGGCGCATCGTGAGCTCCATGCGGTTCAGCCCCGCCAAGTCGGGCGGGCGCAGCGTGCGGGTCACCACCACCCTCCCGGTGACCTGGACCATCGGGCGCTGA
- a CDS encoding peptidylprolyl isomerase, whose protein sequence is MKKSWILLLLLAPAPAQAQTRADSALVGRILAAEDRRDSTDAAIAAGLRHGDPRVRLIAGRALGRIRDPRFAARDSLPPAAAAPAWPEPGWRLRYRALADRRGDCAALRAALDDLVWQVRLRAADLAEARCGADSAFVRVLTRWVDQLPRDTRRRAAGGVSWHAAAHAEVALARIAPGLARARLGRLAAHADWHVRLYAARAAAVLADTPRLRAFARDPDGNVQEAAIDALSKLVGHGADDVYLAALQGDQAQAVRAAAVALKGSPAPAARAAANAAFERWVRRANESERDVRVALLEAVGRPAGDDRPPPPRFDLPPDAVALALGRDVRVRVTMSPGAGGGSFVVRLRGDVAPIMAARVLALVREGYYDGGSWHRVEPDFVIQGGGPGTNEYVGYAHYLRDELGTVAHPRGTVGMSTRGHDTGDAQWFINLKDNPRLVRDYTVFAEVIEGIGAVDAILEGDVVATMRVEPAGR, encoded by the coding sequence ATGAAAAAGTCCTGGATTCTCCTCCTGCTGCTCGCCCCGGCGCCGGCCCAGGCGCAGACGCGCGCCGACTCGGCCCTGGTCGGCCGGATCCTGGCCGCGGAGGACCGGCGCGACTCCACCGACGCGGCCATCGCCGCGGGGCTGCGGCACGGCGACCCGCGGGTGCGGCTGATCGCCGGCCGGGCGCTGGGGCGGATCCGCGATCCGCGCTTCGCCGCGCGCGATTCGCTGCCGCCGGCCGCCGCCGCTCCCGCGTGGCCCGAGCCGGGGTGGCGGCTCCGCTACCGGGCGCTCGCCGACCGGCGCGGGGACTGCGCGGCGCTGCGCGCCGCGCTGGACGACCTCGTGTGGCAGGTGCGGCTCCGCGCGGCAGACCTGGCGGAGGCGCGGTGTGGAGCCGATTCGGCGTTCGTGCGCGTGTTGACCCGGTGGGTCGACCAGCTGCCGCGCGACACGCGCCGGCGCGCCGCGGGCGGGGTGTCGTGGCACGCGGCCGCCCACGCGGAGGTCGCGCTCGCGCGGATCGCGCCCGGCCTGGCGCGGGCGCGGCTCGGGAGGCTCGCCGCGCACGCCGACTGGCACGTGCGCCTGTACGCCGCCCGCGCCGCCGCCGTGCTGGCCGACACCCCCCGCCTGCGCGCCTTCGCGCGCGACCCGGACGGCAACGTGCAGGAGGCGGCCATCGACGCGCTGTCGAAGCTGGTGGGCCACGGCGCCGACGACGTGTACCTGGCCGCCCTGCAGGGCGACCAGGCGCAGGCCGTCCGCGCCGCCGCCGTCGCGCTGAAGGGGTCTCCCGCGCCCGCCGCGCGCGCGGCGGCGAACGCCGCGTTCGAGCGGTGGGTGCGCCGCGCGAACGAGTCGGAGCGCGACGTCCGCGTGGCCCTGCTCGAGGCGGTCGGGCGCCCGGCCGGCGACGACCGCCCGCCTCCCCCGCGCTTCGATCTCCCGCCCGACGCGGTCGCGCTGGCGCTCGGCCGGGACGTGCGCGTCCGCGTCACGATGTCGCCCGGCGCCGGCGGAGGGTCGTTCGTGGTGCGGCTGCGCGGCGACGTGGCGCCGATCATGGCGGCGCGCGTGCTGGCGCTCGTGCGCGAAGGCTACTACGACGGCGGCAGCTGGCACCGCGTGGAGCCGGACTTCGTGATCCAGGGCGGCGGTCCGGGGACGAACGAGTACGTGGGCTACGCCCACTACCTGCGCGACGAGCTCGGAACGGTCGCGCACCCCCGCGGCACGGTGGGGATGAGCACGCGCGGGCACGACACCGGCGACGCCCAGTGGTTCATCAACCTCAAGGACAACCCCCGCCTGGTGCGCGACTACACCGTCTTCGCCGAGGTGATCGAGGGGATCGGCGCGGTCGACGCCATCCTGGAGGGAGACGTCGTCGCCACCATGCGCGTGGAGCCGGCCGGGCGCTGA
- a CDS encoding gamma-glutamylcyclotransferase → MDFSLAEVTRLVAAANAARAGDPDAADAERRLDALFRTSQTLAVYGTLAPGRPNHHVVAPLGGEWTEGVIEGDLHPVGWAATYGYPAFLPRPGGPAVPVHVLTAPTLAAAWPELDDFEGPGYRRILVPVFSPGPAEERRLYTVANLYAAEPEVR, encoded by the coding sequence GTGGATTTCTCCCTGGCCGAAGTGACCCGCCTGGTGGCCGCGGCGAATGCGGCGCGCGCGGGCGACCCGGACGCGGCCGATGCCGAACGGCGGCTCGACGCCCTGTTCCGGACCAGCCAGACCCTGGCGGTCTACGGCACCCTGGCTCCGGGCCGGCCCAATCATCACGTCGTCGCGCCCCTGGGCGGCGAGTGGACGGAGGGCGTGATCGAGGGAGACCTGCATCCCGTGGGATGGGCGGCGACGTACGGCTACCCCGCGTTCCTCCCGCGTCCCGGCGGCCCCGCCGTCCCGGTGCACGTGCTGACGGCCCCGACGCTGGCCGCGGCGTGGCCGGAGCTCGACGACTTCGAGGGTCCGGGGTATCGGCGCATCCTGGTCCCCGTGTTCAGCCCCGGCCCGGCCGAGGAGCGGCGGCTGTACACGGTCGCGAACCTCTACGCGGCCGAGCCCGAAGTGCGCTGA
- a CDS encoding dihydrofolate reductase family protein, with amino-acid sequence MRKLIVSEFVTLDGVMQAPGGKDEDRDGGFEHGGWTLPYWHDDIGKSFFELMQGCDAFLLGRRTYVTHAEAFEPMPAGDFFGDMMNAPKKYVVSTTLQQPMWRDTTIIRENVIDSVRALKEQPGGNILTDGSSQLVHALLEHGLVDELHLLVYPITLGSGKRVLPDGVHATFELKSATPYPTGVVGLHYALRR; translated from the coding sequence ATGAGAAAGCTGATCGTCTCCGAGTTCGTGACCCTGGACGGCGTGATGCAGGCGCCCGGCGGCAAGGACGAGGACCGGGACGGAGGGTTCGAGCACGGTGGCTGGACGCTTCCCTACTGGCACGACGACATCGGGAAGAGCTTCTTCGAGCTGATGCAGGGTTGCGATGCGTTCCTCCTGGGGCGGCGCACGTACGTCACCCACGCGGAGGCGTTCGAGCCGATGCCGGCGGGCGATTTCTTCGGGGACATGATGAACGCACCGAAGAAGTACGTCGTCTCCACGACGCTCCAGCAGCCGATGTGGCGCGATACCACCATCATCCGCGAGAACGTGATCGATTCGGTGCGCGCGCTGAAGGAGCAGCCCGGCGGGAACATCCTGACGGACGGCAGCAGCCAGCTCGTGCACGCCCTGCTCGAGCACGGCCTGGTGGACGAGCTGCACCTGCTCGTGTATCCCATCACGCTCGGGAGCGGCAAGCGGGTGCTGCCGGACGGCGTGCACGCGACGTTCGAGCTGAAGTCCGCGACGCCGTACCCGACCGGCGTGGTCGGCCTGCACTATGCGCTGCGACGGTAG
- a CDS encoding YceH family protein, with the protein MNPPLTDVEVRILGSLLEKEVTTPDYYPLSLNALLAACNQTTNREPVMRLDEDAVVPATVVLRRRGFVRQIQPVGSRVTKYEQTLADELKLDARQLAVLGVLMLRGPQTPGELHARTERLHPFAGLADLESVLDSLIAREPEPLVARLPRRPGQKEVRYAHLLGGEAAQDDAPAAAEERTAPFRRGEAEDDRVAALERTVEELRVEVAALRAELDAFRTQFQ; encoded by the coding sequence GTGAATCCCCCGCTCACCGACGTCGAAGTGCGCATCCTCGGCTCGCTCCTCGAGAAGGAGGTCACGACGCCGGACTATTACCCGCTCTCCCTGAACGCGCTGCTGGCGGCGTGCAACCAGACGACCAACCGGGAGCCGGTGATGCGCCTCGACGAGGACGCGGTGGTCCCGGCGACCGTCGTGCTCCGCCGCCGGGGCTTCGTGCGCCAGATCCAGCCGGTGGGCTCGCGGGTGACCAAGTACGAGCAAACGCTGGCGGACGAGCTGAAGCTCGACGCGCGCCAGCTCGCGGTGCTCGGCGTGCTCATGCTCCGCGGACCGCAGACGCCGGGCGAGCTGCACGCGCGCACCGAGCGGCTGCATCCGTTCGCCGGCCTCGCCGACCTGGAATCGGTGCTGGATTCGCTGATCGCGCGCGAGCCGGAGCCGCTCGTCGCGCGGCTTCCCCGCCGGCCGGGGCAGAAGGAGGTCCGCTACGCGCACCTGCTGGGCGGCGAGGCGGCGCAGGACGATGCGCCCGCAGCGGCGGAAGAGCGGACCGCGCCCTTCCGCCGCGGCGAGGCGGAGGACGACCGGGTCGCGGCGCTGGAGCGGACGGTGGAGGAGCTGCGGGTCGAGGTGGCGGCGCTGCGCGCCGAGCTCGACGCGTTCCGGACACAGTTCCAGTAG
- a CDS encoding alpha/beta hydrolase, protein MREVWIPLGGVRLFAVEDGHGPALVMLHGGLANHQAVLPLLTPLTARHRVIAPDLRGSGRSWSPEPLTFDRLADDVAQLLDHLSIDRAIVGGVSSGTGVAVRFALRHPSRVRGLVLVKPVYAGADAGYTSGQEAAFAAMDSVASRAPAEGIEVLRALYARLPEGFRERAWEVAAEFDPGSVAATSRFIASGVQPFASSADLRSIGVPTLLVRGDDPQHPAGVSDLYAASIANCSALPATTEDLATAIGSFCDRVARGAA, encoded by the coding sequence ATGCGCGAGGTCTGGATTCCCCTCGGCGGCGTCCGGCTGTTCGCGGTGGAAGACGGCCACGGCCCGGCGCTGGTGATGCTGCACGGCGGACTGGCGAACCACCAGGCCGTGCTGCCCCTGCTGACGCCCCTCACGGCGCGGCACCGGGTGATCGCGCCGGATCTCCGTGGCAGCGGGCGCTCGTGGTCGCCGGAACCCCTGACCTTCGACCGCCTCGCGGACGACGTCGCCCAGCTCCTCGACCATCTTTCCATCGACCGGGCGATCGTCGGCGGGGTTTCGAGCGGGACCGGTGTCGCGGTTCGCTTCGCGCTCCGGCATCCCTCCCGTGTTCGCGGCCTCGTGCTCGTGAAGCCCGTCTACGCCGGGGCGGACGCCGGCTACACGAGCGGCCAGGAGGCTGCATTCGCCGCAATGGACTCGGTCGCGAGCCGCGCCCCCGCGGAAGGGATCGAAGTGCTGCGGGCCCTGTACGCCCGGCTGCCGGAAGGCTTCCGGGAGCGCGCGTGGGAGGTCGCGGCGGAGTTCGATCCGGGGAGCGTGGCGGCGACGAGCCGGTTCATCGCCTCGGGGGTGCAGCCGTTCGCCTCGAGCGCGGACCTGCGCTCGATCGGGGTTCCCACCCTGCTGGTGCGCGGGGACGATCCGCAGCATCCCGCCGGGGTGTCCGATCTCTACGCGGCGAGCATAGCGAATTGCTCGGCGCTTCCGGCGACGACGGAAGATCTCGCGACTGCCATCGGTTCGTTCTGTGACCGGGTCGCGCGCGGCGCAGCCTGA